agagtagGAATACCTCAACAAagtcactccatggggtcatggtcaccccttccatcgccataatccggatggacaccggcatcatgcattaagctcaagtctatcatcccctgctccaaggtattaaaatccatgggcccattgtacctggggtctgatgtgctaACTCCtctccaatggaggtcaagatccctgtgtaggcgatcttgcctcaaaaacattCGCCCGAAAGCGGCAtccatccaagcaggagaagggtcagcacgtggtggagtaaccacctcatttaccacctcaacattttcttcttcctcctcttcttcttcctcttcttcttcatcttcttccgctggctcctcaggatcctcttcctcttcctcctcttgaggcatTCTTGTCGTCCATTCTTTATAAAGTTGAGTGATCCTCTCCTTACTAAGTAGAGGTGCCACaggcaacctcttctcaataacatggactggcctcctagctctgtccctcactgcatgaatcaaagagcaaatcaagtgaggaaagatgggccgatgcttgtctttactcccgttgtagagggaataaatccgaccagcaatgatggtAGCCACATCCATAGGATGGCCTCTCACAATGTAGTAGATGGCAACCATtgtaacctctctaacttcagatttgttagagctaggaatgagggaatcctgcaaaaattcagcccaaactctagccagcggtgtcatatccttcctccgcacaaaaatgatctcatcatcaactgcttcccagtcccgcccaggcctaacaatcactgccttcatgtccTCCAAGATCTCCGGTGATTTATCCTCTAAGAGCTCATGATAGGTGGCCTTCTCGGGGAAAAGTTCCTTCTCTTagtcctccgtgaggagaccaagatgcctgcgaatgactgctggattgtagtcaatcacatctcccctgaaccaagatgaattcaccggtggcctagacctgtcctcttgattgtcacagtaggtgttcgcgtagaacaccctaaccatgacctcacaagcaaacggaatggggttgacccaattcttccacctcctaatctccatggcttcttgcatgcccaagaggtccCTTCTTCCCTCCCGATAAAgaactccccgctccttcacacactccttaTGTGCTAGGTGAGATCGATAAAACTCCTCCTTTTTCAATGAaaggaagcgggagcgatcaaagctctgggaggtggaggaagaagctgcagctcttgcgttggttcttgatctttttgcaggcatctgcaaagttgttagcacatacacaagccacagacgttagaaatgttagttcgaaaataaaaagaaatgaaaggagaaactttgtacaaaaacaagaataaaacaacctaagagcacccaacaagtctcttagtgattttggcaaagcGAGAAAGATTACCACATaagcacttgccaaaaatcgactaagagaacccattgaggcattctaacaaacaccttataagcaaaagctaaactaaactaatccacaaaatcctaactacccattcctcacaaattcacaacccttttctaattaagcacaaaaccAACCCATAATGAACAaatacaacccaaacccaacttgcactAGCATAAATCCACTCACCCATACCCaaaagaagcatgcattgcaaaactcatgaactatgatgaagggaagtggaaaatggaacttaccttgacttgagagtgagtgggtgcaagtggaatagacttgatgcaatgcagaactttgaagcaaaaggaagagccaaagtgtgtgcaagtgagaaatgagaagtagAAATGGGGTTTGGAGAGAGTTGGGTGCGTTTATATGAGAGAAATAAGAgttaagagtgggaaaatgaaaggttggggttttaaaacccaaaatgtgGGCAAAAATACgaacaggagcgctcaggcgctcaaaccagttccagaggcagtgcctctgccactaattggcgcctaggcgctcatgAATTGACGCCTAGGCACTCAGCCCAGTTTTTTCACaaaattttttacttttttacttttttttttttaattaaacacctaaaatactacaaaattaaaagatagaaaataacaaaattaaaagaatgggttgtctcccatttagccctaggttatagtcctaggtggactctccttcccatggtgttaggaaggaaattcctttccattgattaacttaccacaagtgcaaggaagaaaccttgcacaaaacctctggagtaaatcctcccatgaggcaatgtcctcttgctcatcaaaccaagctctagcctccctcgtcaaagaatgagggaagagtttaatcttcacttcatcacttgaaacaccctcaatcttagcaagggtgctagcttgggtaaacttcaccatgtgagcatgtaagttctcgtacttggacccccccatacttgttaccactaacaagcttgatgagagccggatggaactcatcaatttgggcattaactTCGGGGGTCTCTTCTGAAACCTTTgacctgcttctaatcacatcacagacaaagtcattgtcatggttagtctcaatcataggattaaaaacagaaaaccgtaccttttccttaccaacacggagaatgaggtgacccttgtcaacatcaatcttagctctaccagtagctaagaaaggtcgaccaaggatgagaggaatcttctcatccttctccatatcaagcacaacaaaatccacagggaacacatacttgtctaCCCTCACCAtgacatcctccacaatcccatatggagtcttgagggatcgatccgccatttgcaaggatagcatggttggggtaacctctcctaggttcagcctctcaaacatggtgagcggcatcaaattgatacTCTCTCCAAGGTCgcacaaggcttccacatccgccatgccttcaatttccaccggaatagtaaaacttccggggtctcttcttttctttggcatcttccgctgcaaaatggcgctacattcctccgtcattaacaccgtctcatctactcccttcaaccttcttctcttatgcaaaatatccttcataaacttagcatatataggcattttttccaaagcatcggcaaaaggaatactaatgtggagcttcttgaaaacatcaacaaattttaaaaactttttatctaagctcttcttagccaatgctttagggaacggaaccttgctagtttcaggactaagatcaacttcctctctcaccttaataggaacaactacttctcctcccactatctcctctctcttttctccctctgtttttttcttcaattcattcatcactcgcccacttctagtggctacaacagaggcattttcttgcttaggattggggatagtgtcggagGGAAATTTACtttgaggtctctcggctatttgcttagccagctggccaaattgattctcaagattcttgatagccgcctctcgattattgtaattattctccgtccggttgatgaaagtttccaccaactcttctaagcttttctttgaaccactaccttcaccttctcctcgctcttgaggttgtcttgagctttggccttggaaaccttggctaggaaattgcctttgaaaaccatttccttgcccactaccaccttgcctccaagagaaattagggtgatttctccatcctggattgtaagtatttgaaaatgggtcattccgagcttgacccatggccttcacttcctcctccggtctagtctttgtgcattcttcgctgtcatgtggccctccacaagtcacacactccaatttggcaactcgaccaccaatcttggtagtcttcatttgattttgaatctcaatcgtttgcttggagagttgcttgttggaggccataagttgatcataagcttgaacctcaaggactcctcttcgggcttggcgatcattactagagttcatggctcttatagccattttttcaatcaactcgTACCTCACTTGTGGAAGTAGGGCATCGAACTCACcgtttgaagccgcatccaagccaaacctcgaagagtattggagaccatcatagaattTTGCTACTTGttcagcttgggtgaggttgtgttgaggacacctcctcaagagaTTTTTGAACCTTTCCCAAGCTTCATAAagattctcatcggtggattgagcaaaagtcatgatgtcattcttgagctttctcaaaagggctcttggaacaaaccttgtggtgaacttctcagccaagtcctcccaagatgtaatgctaccttggggtTGTGAGTTCAGCCACTCctcagcagtatccctcaatgaaaaggggaataaactcaagcggatggtgtccgctgaaacattctgaactctgtaggtgttgcaattgcggataaaccgctccatgtgtgcatgaggatcttcaagagcacctccaccatactgattttggctcaccaaattaatgaatgccggcctcagctcaaaatttcccgtgccatcgggggaaactatgctgcccggataatcgtagctcatggcagccgaggtgaggtctctaagagaacgattggcgttctccaattcttgctcttgaagtctttgagcaatagcctcattcactctttcttcaatgtgggcttgcatctcctccttcGTCATATGGGCAGCCATGGCGGCTATCTCAGCAGCTCTTTGTTGAGCTCGCCGACGACGGAGGGTGCGTTctggctccggatcaaacagcaGTGGATCTGAACCAAGTCTactgtgcataaactgaaatcaaaaaaacagagaaaaggttagtaacacctattcaatgcaatgcttagtaaaacaaacaaacaaactctttaacttaaaccgaaaaccacaaacaatccccggcaacggcaccaaaaacttgttggtcaattcgcaagtgtacgaatacctccgggttttaaaatatcaaaccacagggattgtgagtgagaattgttgatttaagcctaaagtttgcaagttcttaaaacagtaaaattcagaaattggttttggttgattgtgacaaaggttttgcaaaagagcaatgttgaaaatgatgtaaataacaattgatggaaaattgccttgggttgttgatcatctaatccactttagttcacctatcctatgcatgtgaaaccttgatttatctcttgttgttatagcctatgtatttactagttgattcctcacaaaagtaattctctcaaactgaaagataagcccaattccttgtgtacttaaacattcataagaggtaaataagcatgtatattcaggccaacaaaaccccactcttactctatgcctagaagcaagtatagaaggatctacttcaattcatgtccctaaatcataacaaacttccatttgattataatctagcctatagcaaaggtgcaccaaagctaagcatgcaataaggaattgaaatacaagattgaatcaagaactcatgcatagagataggatttaacaaactaaaatttcatagaatctcttaacccaaagcaaaaaaggaaactagccactcatggctagagaattcatgcagaaaatgtaatgaaaacctgagaaaaatacaagttggaagcctcccttggccccaaagttctcctcagctctcaaacttgatccaaaAATGAGTAACAATGTCTAACTCCCAAAGAAAATGGcttaaaaccttatttataggcaaaataaacgagactgggcgctcaggcgccaattcagagcgcctgagcgtcaattgcatgttgaaaaacatgcttctggacctaattggcgcctaggcgccaattcccagcgcctaggcgctcaagctcgccttGAGCATCCTTTTCAgcttctgtaactcctctttAATCCCTCTTTTAAGtcttccttcaattccatgcttcttggctttctttcttcttcagtttttGATCTGCATACTCAGCcacaaagacaaggaaaaatctagaagctcaaagagctcattagcacaagaggtccttcataaaacaaaagaaaatcatgcaagtcctaaacttaacttaaaatgcaagaaaactccctataaaactacaaaattaccaaaacaaaacaaagactcaagaaaagataaaaatgcatgagaatgcatgaaacactacatgagactcaacaaaaagagtcaaaacaaacaaagaaatgaccctaaaaacactacaaaaatagggtcatcattgCACTTGCACAGCAATGAACAAGTGGAGTCTAGAAATCGAAGTCTCAACCTTACACAAATGTTGAACATTGCTCTTGATGTAGCTCATGCATTGGATTATCTTCACCATGATTCCGAGCTAGGTTTAGTACATGGTGACATAAAGCCAAGCAATGTGACAACAAATTAGCTGTGTTTATCTAGCTAGAAGATGGTTCTGTCTTGTGTCTGtcactagttttttttttttttattattgattCCTGCATAGTTATGTAACAATATCTATGGAATAATACACCAAACATGGATTTCTCTCCTCCGATCACCATATTTGTTTATCATGAACCTTAGCTTATCAATCATATTTATCAATTTGTCCCTCCATATTTCATAACAAATAGTAACAATGTTCACTTGATCAATTCTCTTTGAAAAACAGATTTCCTGTTAACAGAATTTTACTTGTTGATTTCCTGTTAACACTTAAATTCATAAAACAAACAATATGCCAATAAATGGTGAGGAATTTTCTAAAGCACATTTctcattaactttttttttaaagacaaATATTGTATTATAAACCATAGTACAAAGAGTACTCTAACCATAATACAAGAAACAACAGCAAATAAAAGATATCACGGCCCAAGCAGCGTACATCAAGCAAAACATATTGGATAGCTTGAACCACTTCCTTTGTGTCTGCACTAGAATCGAACTCATCTAAACTTTTCGAATTTATCcaggaaaaaaaaacctaaagtCTGCACTCCCTTTGCAATCAATATTTCTCATCTTTGCACTTAAACAAAGAGGGTTTCTTATCTTCACCGTAATGGTTAATGTTCCCACTCATGGATCCAAACGAGTTTTCCTTAACTTGACCGTAATCCATAATGTCTGGATAATATTCCTCCTCATAAAGTCATAATCTCCACCataatcctcctcctcctcctcctccatgtcTTCATTGTATTGCCCCCAACCTCCACCGTAACCATAACCGTAATCATTAATGTCTGGATAATATTCCTCCTCATAATCTCCACCatattcctcctcctcctccatgtcTTCATTGTATTGCCCCCAACCTCCACCGTAACCATAACCGTAACCGCCACCGTAACCATAACCCGTCCACCCTTGAGTGTACGGCGTACTGTTCCCAATACTCACCGTAACCCCAGTATTCATTGGCTTTATCTCCATTGCCTTCTGCATTGTGTTCTTCATCTCCATCTTCATATTCATCTTCCATGCCTTCATGacttgatcttcatcttcatcctccatGTCTTGAGGAAAGTATTTCCCCCAATCTACACCAAAACCGTCGTTTTTCACAACTTGATTGAACTCCTTCTTCTGGTCGTCGTCGTCGTCAGCAATCACAATAACCTCATTTTTCTTCACACTCGCCGgcggcagcggcggcttcttgtcAACATAACACTTAttgtcttcatcatcatcaagcaCGATAACCTCGATTTTCTTCTTCCCGTGAGCATTCCTCGTCTCTGAAACCTTCATCTTCAAATTCAAATGTCACACACGTACAGCAATCTTTTTTTGGTCTCATACGTACAGCAATCTATGCAGGGTTTCCAAACATATAAGGGTTTGTTTTCGGGCTTGTTCATACATCCGGCCCATATCTCTCTAGCTTTCAATTAAATATCTTTTTTGTTgctttataatatttatttaatttttttttaaagttattaCTCTAAAGTGAAGTATTTTAATggttaatttcaaaataattaaaatttcaaaagctTTACCAAGAGGCTAGAGGTACCGTGAATTGAAAAGGGATTAAAAGGAAGAAattttttgagatttttttgaaatcaaattcatgctgatattgattttttaaaattggcAGAGATTTTGTATGGTCcgagattttgagaaattttTGGGAGAAATGAATTGAACCGGAATGAGGGAAATGAGCGATCACAGAAACAGATTGAATCAGAATGAGGGATCAGATTGAATTAGGGAAATTTAAtgcaaaataattaaaaaattaaaaatattaacttGCATGTGGCTTATTGAGAGAGTGAGATTTTGTGAGTGCCTCTTTGatgagaatgaggccactctTTTATTAGATAACAAGGTGGATTCATAATAATTTCTTAAACTACTCTTTAAGAGgttattttggaaaaattaaGCCATAGCTTTTAATAAGctgtcatttttttttggtgtgaAAAATTAGCTGTCAGCTGAGAAAGGAGAAAACcgtgttttgacttttgagtgtCATGATTTCAAAATCTGGGGTCTGGGTCAAAGATTGTTTTATGAtaaaaaacaatgaaaaaaaaaaattagacatCGTTCAATTTGCAATTACTGACCACCAGATCGATATGAGTTACAGATACCTGAACACTAGTAAGATCACATCCACACAAAtctttaattttgtattttccTCTACCGCAAGAAATATTTCATCAATAATAATATTTACTTTCTTTGCATCAAGAATTAGTACATGAATGGatgttggaaaaaaaaactcactagTGACTAGTTAGCACTACACATCTCTCTTACTGCGATGAAAGATTAGTATCACGGTTGCAGAATGTGTGAAAGGGATATAAGGAATGTTGCTCTAGTATATGTAAACCAGCAACCTTTGAGGTCTTCTAGTACATGTTACTAGGGTAGAGAAAGTAGAATTAGGGGGAGTTGGAGAAAGTAAAACCTACAATTGAACAAAACACCTATTTCGCTACAATCAACAAAACCCGAGTAATCAATTGAATATTGTAATGAGCAACAAGTATTGTTATCTAATGTGTTAAGTATAATAGCTTGACACAATCCAACTAAAAATCAAATACCcaattcattttattttgttttccatTTCATCTCATGTCAACTATATTGAATTTcattgcagaaaattaaattaccaAAGATAACATAAAAGTATTGAACATGTTAGTCCTAATCTATCGCTGCGCAAAAAATGTTGATGCTAAAACATTGAAAACTTCAGTTGTACGGAACTTATTTACTGGATTCTCACCACACCTCTCTCAGAACCTGGACATAGTTGCCCAAAATTTCGAACAATACAATATGCACACTTCATAGAGTTCCCAGTTTCCTGTACTTCGAACCAAGCATCACAATTCTCAAGAAACCATCACAGAACACTAGCCAAATCTTTCTAGTTCTATGACTCTATCTCCACAAACAAAATTCTGATTCATTCATCTCCTATATGATGTCTTTTTTACCAAGGAAAAAAAGAAGCTCGAATACTACAAACTCACTACAAACTCGATTATAATATCTTAGGGCAAAGTATATTTTCTAACACAAGAAAAAGCTTGATACTTCAAATAACCAAGTTCAAAACAACATAATATCTTAGGGCAAAGTATATTTTCTAACACAAGAAGCAATGATTAAAAAACAGGTATAACAGTCAATAATAAGAGTGAGGACACCAAATAAAAGGCAGCACAAGATCTAGAAACACTAATAGTAAGCAACAAACAGTGATAGTTTAGTCCtcatcttcctcatcaccatctCCACCAGAGGCCTTCTTAGCAGCAGCCTTTTGGTTCTTTCGCTTCACTCTTCCGGGGCGTCCACCACCAAGAGGACTGGTGAGTGAAAAGTCAATATGCTTCTGTGAGTCAACCCTCACCATGAAAGATGGAATGTTCACCACCTGCCTTCCAACCCTGCAAAGCCCAAAGCACACAAAAGTTCAACATCCCAAAACAACACAATGTATATATGAGACTTCATCTTTGAAGAACataaaagttaagaaaaaaagaaaaaggcaCATCCTAAAGGCACATCCTAAATAATGTTAACTCAAAAGTTCAACTTCGCAAACAAAATATCATTCATACAAGACTTCATCTTGAATATCATAGAATataagaaaaaagtaaaaaggCACATCCTAAATGATGTTAGCTTTAAAGGACACTAATACTTCTGAGACTAATTTGCCAATCTAATAGTGTGCTTATTCTACAAtagattgacaaaaaaaaaagcacatGCAAGCACTCcagtttttttcaaaaaaacatGTCTTGCAATAAATTGAGAAGAAAACACTTTTCAGCGAATCTAACAAAAATCCAAACACACGTATTTGAAAGAAATGATCTTATTTAATAACATTGCTGCAAAATGTAAGTACTAATAGCAGATTCTTTTACAGTTACACAGGTACTCATTGTGAGCATAACTTATAGTTGCATAATCTATAGCTGCACATCACCAATTACAACTCTAACTTCATATttctctctccctttctcaGCAAAAGCcaaatttatctttcacaatacACACACATTTCCAAAAGGGTATACACAGTAACAAAAAATAAGTGCAAAACACTCATCATTGATCATACTTGTGACCGATTGATTCGCCTATTAACTTGATCGAAACCGACACAAAACAATTGCTACAAGCATTTTAAACACAAATGAACAGCCCTAATAAAAAATCacatttatttaatgaaatacACTAATCCTATACACACAAACAGTTACCATCAAACAAAAGGTACAGaaacaaaaactgaaaagaGACAAAATGAAACCTGATATGCCTCTGTCTGATAAGAACCCTAGCATGATGAATCGACTTAGCCATCCCAGACTTAAACACAAGAGTCTGAAGCCTTCGCTCGAGAAAATTCTCAACAGTAAGAGCAAGAACATAATCAAGCTTGTTCTGAGTCTCATCAAGAAGCCCATAACGAAACATCCTCCTCAACAAAGCCTCACCCTCAAAGATCCGGCGAGGATTCTTCTCATCAAGCGTGAGCAGGTTCCTAGCGTTGTTGCGGATGCGGCTGAGCGCGTACTGCACCCTCCAGAGC
This is a stretch of genomic DNA from Lotus japonicus ecotype B-129 chromosome 1, LjGifu_v1.2. It encodes these proteins:
- the LOC130740170 gene encoding 40S ribosomal protein S9-2, yielding MVHVSFYRNYGKTFKKPRRPYEKERLDAELKLVGEYGLRCKRELWRVQYALSRIRNNARNLLTLDEKNPRRIFEGEALLRRMFRYGLLDETQNKLDYVLALTVENFLERRLQTLVFKSGMAKSIHHARVLIRQRHIRVGRQVVNIPSFMVRVDSQKHIDFSLTSPLGGGRPGRVKRKNQKAAAKKASGGDGDEEDED